Genomic window (Caldisericia bacterium):
TATAATGGAGAAATAGAGTTCTATGAAATTGATGTTGAAGAAAATAACAACATTGCATCTAAATATGATATAGTAAATATTCCAACCCTTCTTGTTTTCAAGGATAACAAAGTAATTGGTTCTATAGTTGGTGCTTTAAATTTTGAATCACTAAAAAAAGAAATTGAAGAAATTATAGGAAAAAATTAAAAGAGGTGGTTTTAAAACCACCTCTTAAAATAATTTTAAATCTTTTTATGGTACTTCTTTTCTAATTATTCTTACTATAACATCTCTTGGAAGTGGATCTTTACCTTGAGGTGTTAATC
Coding sequences:
- a CDS encoding thioredoxin domain-containing protein, with translation MSIKKLNEKEFEEKILNKNGLKIVKFTADWCYPCKIIEPHLVKLEKIYNGEIEFYEIDVEENNNIASKYDIVNIPTLLVFKDNKVIGSIVGALNFESLKKEIEEIIGKN